From the Natrarchaeobaculum aegyptiacum genome, one window contains:
- a CDS encoding DUF6036 family nucleotidyltransferase, which produces MSSRERFGRDYIEAELRRIAAHLQTDVEAYLIGGGAMSLHEPSLKDTTKDIDLVVVDEAALGRLMGALDDLGYEEVSDLGAEYDRLGARHCVRNDAGCQFDVFYRQIADKLFFSDGMQARSKPFLSEEDFSVGLVSFEDIFLFKAVAERPDDIGDMATLVQTDLDFDVIESELERQVKLLGGEFFVTVVSESLERLDENEGIQTPLDDAVHEYYLRYMKGHELRMQLEEDTPKSVSELATELSVSDEEVERRYAYLEQYGFAERTSEGIRDTGKHDEFTRS; this is translated from the coding sequence ATGAGTTCTCGTGAACGATTCGGCCGTGACTATATCGAGGCCGAACTCCGGCGGATCGCAGCTCATCTCCAGACTGACGTCGAGGCGTATCTCATCGGCGGTGGCGCGATGTCTCTCCACGAGCCGTCTCTCAAGGACACGACCAAAGATATCGATCTCGTTGTCGTGGACGAAGCGGCTCTCGGCCGCCTGATGGGGGCACTCGACGACCTCGGGTACGAGGAAGTCTCCGATCTCGGTGCCGAGTACGATCGGCTGGGCGCACGCCACTGCGTACGAAACGACGCTGGCTGTCAGTTCGATGTTTTCTATCGACAGATCGCCGATAAGCTGTTTTTCAGCGATGGGATGCAAGCGCGAAGCAAACCATTTCTCTCGGAGGAGGATTTCTCGGTCGGCCTCGTCTCATTCGAGGACATCTTTCTTTTCAAAGCCGTCGCAGAGCGCCCAGACGATATCGGCGACATGGCCACGCTCGTTCAGACGGATCTCGACTTCGACGTCATCGAATCCGAGCTCGAACGCCAGGTAAAGCTCCTTGGTGGGGAGTTCTTCGTCACGGTGGTCTCCGAATCCCTGGAGCGACTCGACGAAAATGAGGGAATCCAAACGCCACTCGATGACGCCGTTCATGAGTACTATCTGCGGTATATGAAGGGTCACGAACTCCGAATGCAGTTAGAAGAGGACACTCCGAAGTCTGTGAGCGAACTGGCCACGGAGTTGAGCGTTTCTGACGAGGAGGTCGAACGTCGATATGCGTACCTCGAACAGTACGGGTTTGCTGAACGAACGTCCGAGGGAATTCGCGATACAGGAAAGCACGACGAATTCACGCGATCGTAA
- a CDS encoding helix-turn-helix domain-containing protein yields the protein MVKESHFRVVSHLIEEGESEVSISTLADQLDWSPGHASRIVSELEAYGYVQTNQSGRQKLVSLTDIEPIEQLEGLLAEYSHMDFSGLIAGSGLQVLYYLDHGRTATELAERSGVSQATVYRRLDDLQRVGVVGKSKSRYRLNDPFTVLVSIARGLFHQKHRREVEKYATGLNFIWETHDEYLFACDSDVSADGFHLTGPALFGEFGVPLLTRDRRHYFRTNRLSEITPAELVCQTLLIDDDSRYRTYCLLLIQKQELDRTVLRERAEHYVSEATIDLYAIIDELIEFLESEGTNTAEQLPDWEDFKQTAREYEVTV from the coding sequence ATGGTCAAAGAGAGTCACTTCCGGGTTGTATCACACCTCATAGAAGAGGGTGAATCGGAAGTGAGTATCAGCACGCTCGCTGATCAACTCGACTGGAGCCCTGGCCACGCTTCACGCATCGTCTCCGAACTAGAAGCGTACGGGTACGTCCAGACCAACCAGAGCGGTCGGCAAAAGCTGGTCTCGCTTACGGATATCGAACCGATCGAGCAACTCGAGGGGCTCCTCGCCGAATACAGCCATATGGATTTCTCCGGCCTCATCGCCGGTTCTGGGTTACAGGTTCTCTATTATCTCGATCACGGACGGACTGCGACCGAGTTGGCCGAGCGGAGTGGTGTTAGCCAGGCAACGGTGTACCGTCGCCTGGATGACCTCCAGCGCGTTGGCGTCGTCGGGAAATCGAAGTCTCGGTATCGTCTCAACGATCCGTTTACAGTACTGGTCTCGATAGCCAGAGGGCTGTTCCACCAGAAACACCGGCGCGAAGTAGAGAAATATGCGACTGGACTCAATTTCATCTGGGAAACACACGACGAGTATCTCTTCGCGTGCGACTCCGACGTTAGCGCTGATGGGTTTCATCTGACTGGGCCAGCACTGTTCGGTGAGTTCGGCGTTCCACTTCTCACCCGTGATCGACGACATTACTTCCGAACGAATCGGCTCTCGGAAATCACCCCCGCAGAGTTAGTCTGCCAGACGCTGCTCATCGATGATGACTCGCGATATCGAACGTATTGTCTGTTGCTGATCCAAAAACAGGAACTCGATCGAACTGTACTCCGAGAGCGCGCTGAACACTACGTATCCGAGGCGACAATCGATCTATACGCTATTATCGACGAACTCATCGAATTTCTGGAGTCAGAGGGCACTAACACGGCTGAGCAACTGCCCGACTGGGAAGACTTCAAACAAACAGCCAGAGAGTATGAGGTTACTGTATGA
- a CDS encoding DUF7342 family protein yields MDTPPDDWTDHTSGRERVRLVVDTLEEPATVNSIAERAAVAWETADKELSRLEAENTVRKREDGRYEVNPVRQFLDQIVRLIETHSRAELESQLQEYQEEVESLESEYDVASAQNLRELLTDDDVSADEIREIRNVSDTWGALELEIRLLKNALQLYDDLSQLSQSNGDTPITV; encoded by the coding sequence ATGGACACACCGCCGGACGACTGGACCGATCACACCAGTGGACGCGAACGCGTTCGGCTGGTGGTCGACACGCTCGAGGAGCCAGCGACGGTCAACAGCATCGCCGAGCGCGCGGCTGTCGCGTGGGAAACCGCAGACAAGGAACTGTCTCGGCTCGAGGCGGAGAACACCGTTCGAAAGCGAGAGGATGGCCGATACGAGGTGAATCCAGTTCGGCAGTTCCTCGATCAGATCGTTCGCCTGATCGAAACCCACTCGCGAGCCGAACTCGAGTCGCAGCTACAGGAATATCAGGAGGAAGTCGAGTCGCTGGAGTCGGAGTACGACGTCGCCTCGGCCCAGAATCTCCGTGAACTACTGACCGACGATGACGTTTCAGCCGACGAGATCCGGGAGATCCGTAACGTCAGCGACACCTGGGGAGCACTCGAACTCGAGATTCGATTACTGAAAAACGCCCTCCAGCTGTACGACGATCTCTCACAGCTATCGCAGTCGAACGGAGACACGCCGATTACCGTATGA